One part of the Mariniflexile litorale genome encodes these proteins:
- a CDS encoding DUF1080 domain-containing protein: protein MKISFLFQRFFLILFLIYFSSSYGQIENIETSDWISLFNGENLDGWTVKINGQPLNQNIHNTFYAEDGILKVSYENYKEFDMQFGHIFTNIAYSHYIFKVDYKIFGSGMPDAPHWTNLNSGAMLHAQSPQSMRIDQAFPVSLEGQFLAEGATAGTQTGNAVTPGTHIEIDGKLTKEHIVNSNSKLFPVNTWVTFEAEVNGNEEIIYRINGKEVIRFNHPQLDDNDKDAKKLLALGADKFVDHGFIALQAEGQPIWFKNIQIKILKK, encoded by the coding sequence ATGAAAATCTCTTTTTTATTTCAACGCTTTTTCCTGATTTTATTTTTAATTTATTTTTCATCATCCTATGGCCAAATTGAAAACATTGAAACTTCAGACTGGATTTCATTATTCAACGGAGAGAACTTAGATGGTTGGACTGTTAAAATTAATGGTCAACCATTAAATCAAAATATACACAATACCTTTTATGCTGAAGACGGTATCCTAAAAGTTTCTTATGAAAATTATAAAGAATTTGACATGCAGTTTGGTCACATTTTTACAAATATTGCTTATTCACACTATATCTTTAAAGTTGATTATAAAATTTTTGGTTCTGGAATGCCAGATGCCCCACACTGGACGAACCTAAATAGTGGAGCCATGTTGCATGCACAATCACCTCAAAGCATGCGTATTGACCAAGCCTTTCCTGTAAGTCTTGAAGGACAATTTCTAGCAGAAGGTGCTACTGCCGGAACACAAACAGGTAATGCAGTAACACCTGGTACTCATATTGAAATAGATGGAAAACTTACTAAAGAACATATTGTTAATTCAAATTCAAAACTTTTCCCTGTAAACACTTGGGTAACTTTTGAGGCTGAAGTAAATGGAAATGAAGAAATTATATATAGAATAAATGGTAAAGAAGTAATTCGATTTAACCATCCGCAACTTGATGATAATGACAAAGATGCTAAAAAATTATTAGCTTTAGGAGCAGACAAATTTGTTGACCATGGGTTTATTGCATTGCAAGCCGAAGGGCAACCCATATGGTTTAAAAACATTCAAATTAAGATACTAAAAAAGTAA
- a CDS encoding DUF3826 domain-containing protein has protein sequence MKIKNIGILVAALLLTANICFAQDKEEAKLIEKAANWVAELNLNNKEKETQATEVISTHLIAVRNWHNSHPFDSVPAGINPVTGQPLSELDRSIIADSAMPRSVHEALMTGLKTNLNDTQVEAILDKYTIGKVAFTLKAYHVIVTDLTPEEETVILNNLKEAREMAVDYKSMKQISAIFEIYKTKNEHYLNSNGRSWRQLYSDNAKRIKAEKAKKKQ, from the coding sequence ATGAAAATAAAAAATATAGGAATCCTAGTTGCTGCACTTCTTTTAACGGCAAATATTTGTTTCGCTCAAGATAAAGAAGAAGCTAAATTAATAGAAAAAGCTGCTAATTGGGTTGCAGAATTAAATCTGAATAATAAAGAAAAGGAAACTCAAGCAACCGAAGTTATATCAACACATTTAATTGCAGTACGTAATTGGCACAATAGCCATCCGTTTGATAGTGTTCCTGCAGGCATTAATCCAGTAACAGGACAACCCTTATCAGAATTAGATCGTTCCATTATTGCCGATTCAGCAATGCCTCGTTCTGTACATGAGGCGCTTATGACGGGGCTTAAAACAAACCTTAACGACACTCAAGTAGAGGCTATTCTAGATAAATATACCATTGGAAAAGTGGCATTCACTTTAAAAGCTTACCATGTTATCGTTACAGATCTTACTCCTGAAGAAGAAACAGTGATATTAAACAACTTGAAAGAAGCACGAGAAATGGCAGTAGACTATAAAAGTATGAAACAAATTTCAGCCATTTTTGAAATTTATAAAACCAAAAACGAACACTACTTAAACTCTAATGGAAGAAGTTGGAGACAGCTATATAGCGATAATGCCAAACGTATAAAAGCTGAAAAAGCGAAGAAAAAACAATAA
- the thiH gene encoding 2-iminoacetate synthase ThiH, whose translation MNKTFQSTFDTYNWDETLKSIHSKTTQDVAYALSKNKRDLEDFKALISPAAAPFLEDMAQLSMASTKKRFGNTIQMYVPMYLSNECQNICTYCGFSMTNKIPRRTLTDAEILKEITFIKSKGYDHILLVTGEANKTVGVPYIKHAMELIKNQFSNITIEVQPLDQDEYEELIKAELYAVLVYQETYHRDEYKKHHPKGKKSNFNYRLETPDRLGKAGVHKIGLGALFGLEDWRADSFFTALHLKYLQKTYWKTKYSISFPRLRPHSGGLEPKVEMTDKHLVQTICAFRLLDEDVELSMSTRESATFRNNIVHLGITSLSAESKTNPGGYAVDPQTLEQFEISDERSTEEIAHMLTNSGLEPVWKDWSNNWN comes from the coding sequence ATGAACAAAACATTTCAAAGCACATTCGATACTTATAATTGGGATGAAACTCTAAAAAGCATCCACTCAAAAACAACACAAGACGTTGCATATGCATTATCTAAAAATAAGCGTGATTTAGAAGATTTTAAAGCGTTAATTTCTCCTGCGGCGGCACCTTTTTTAGAGGACATGGCGCAATTGAGCATGGCAAGTACCAAAAAACGTTTTGGAAACACCATCCAAATGTATGTTCCTATGTATTTGTCTAACGAATGTCAAAATATTTGTACCTATTGCGGATTCAGTATGACAAATAAAATTCCACGTAGAACTTTAACCGATGCTGAAATATTAAAGGAAATAACCTTTATAAAATCTAAAGGTTACGACCATATTTTATTAGTAACGGGTGAGGCAAATAAAACGGTTGGCGTTCCGTACATAAAACACGCTATGGAACTCATTAAAAATCAATTTTCGAATATTACTATTGAAGTACAGCCTTTAGATCAAGATGAATATGAAGAACTCATTAAGGCCGAGTTATATGCCGTTTTGGTATATCAAGAAACCTATCATAGAGATGAATATAAAAAACACCACCCGAAAGGCAAAAAATCTAATTTTAATTACCGATTAGAAACACCTGATAGATTAGGAAAAGCGGGCGTTCATAAAATTGGATTGGGTGCCTTATTTGGATTAGAAGACTGGAGAGCCGATAGTTTTTTCACGGCCTTACATTTAAAATACCTTCAAAAAACCTATTGGAAAACAAAATATTCCATCTCATTTCCACGGTTACGTCCGCATAGCGGTGGCTTAGAGCCTAAGGTAGAAATGACCGATAAGCATTTAGTACAAACCATTTGTGCCTTTAGGCTATTAGACGAAGATGTGGAACTCTCTATGAGCACGCGTGAAAGCGCTACCTTTAGAAATAACATTGTGCATTTGGGAATTACCTCTTTAAGTGCAGAATCTAAAACAAATCCGGGGGGTTATGCCGTAGATCCACAAACCTTAGAACAGTTTGAGATTTCAGATGAACGATCTACCGAAGAAATTGCACACATGTTAACAAATTCAGGTTTAGAACCTGTTTGGAAAGACTGGTCGAATAATTGGAATTAA
- a CDS encoding thiazole synthase produces the protein MNDNLKIADKEFSSRLFTGTGKFSSNSLMSEALIASESELITVALKRVDIDNEEDKMLQSILRPNIHLLPNTSGVRNAKEAVFAAQLAREAIETHWIKLEIHPDPKYLLPDPIETLKAAEALVKLGFVVMPYIHADPVLCKRLEEVGAQCVMPLGAPIGTNKGIKTVDFLEIIIEQSNVPVIVDAGIGSPSHAAYAMELGADAVLVNTAIAVSQNPIQMAKAFKMAVQAGRMAYNAKLATVKKHAEASSPLTSFLQ, from the coding sequence ATGAACGATAATTTAAAAATAGCCGATAAAGAATTCAGCTCAAGATTATTTACAGGAACAGGAAAATTTAGCTCCAATAGTTTAATGTCTGAAGCTTTAATAGCATCAGAAAGTGAATTAATTACCGTAGCATTAAAACGAGTTGATATCGATAACGAAGAAGATAAAATGCTGCAAAGTATTTTACGACCCAATATCCATTTACTTCCAAATACATCGGGTGTAAGAAACGCGAAGGAAGCTGTTTTTGCTGCACAATTAGCCCGTGAAGCTATAGAAACCCATTGGATTAAATTAGAAATTCACCCAGACCCAAAATACTTATTACCAGACCCCATAGAAACCTTAAAAGCAGCTGAGGCATTAGTAAAACTTGGTTTTGTAGTAATGCCCTATATTCATGCTGACCCAGTTTTATGCAAAAGATTAGAAGAAGTAGGTGCCCAATGCGTCATGCCTTTGGGAGCACCTATTGGAACAAACAAAGGCATCAAAACGGTCGACTTTTTAGAAATTATTATCGAGCAAAGCAATGTACCTGTTATTGTTGATGCAGGTATTGGAAGTCCGTCGCATGCTGCCTATGCTATGGAATTGGGTGCCGATGCTGTTTTAGTAAACACAGCCATCGCTGTTTCTCAAAACCCAATACAAATGGCCAAGGCTTTTAAAATGGCGGTACAAGCAGGTAGAATGGCATACAACGCCAAATTAGCTACGGTTAAAAAGCACGCAGAAGCCAGTAGCCCCTTAACAAGTTTTCTACAGTAG
- the thiE gene encoding thiamine phosphate synthase: protein MIIPKLHYISQGNSPKEHLENIQKACTSGAELVQLRLKNISEKKILKLAKEAREITSHFQTRLIINDYYKIAKEIKADGVHLGKTDACPTIARKYLYTWQMIGGTANTIQDCEALLKKEVDYIGLGPFRHTTTKENLSPILGLNGYTAIIEALKTDTPIIAVGGITLEDVTNILETGISGMAVSTEITFDFNKIKTFNELLKASSTEEQRHTFK, encoded by the coding sequence ATGATTATACCAAAACTACATTATATATCACAAGGAAACTCTCCAAAAGAGCATTTAGAAAATATTCAAAAAGCATGTACATCTGGAGCTGAATTGGTACAACTGCGTTTGAAAAATATTTCAGAAAAGAAGATTTTAAAGCTTGCTAAAGAGGCCAGAGAAATAACCTCTCATTTTCAAACCAGATTAATCATTAACGATTATTATAAAATAGCTAAAGAAATTAAAGCAGATGGTGTGCATTTAGGAAAAACAGATGCCTGCCCAACCATAGCCAGAAAGTATTTATACACTTGGCAAATGATTGGAGGCACAGCAAATACTATACAAGACTGTGAAGCGCTCCTTAAAAAAGAAGTTGATTATATAGGTCTTGGGCCTTTTAGACATACAACCACTAAAGAAAATTTAAGTCCTATTTTAGGTTTAAATGGTTATACTGCAATAATAGAAGCTTTAAAAACCGATACACCCATTATTGCTGTTGGAGGCATAACATTGGAAGATGTTACAAATATTTTAGAAACAGGAATTTCTGGAATGGCTGTTTCTACTGAAATCACCTTCGATTTTAATAAAATAAAAACTTTTAACGAATTACTAAAAGCATCTTCAACAGAAGAACAACGTCATACATTTAAGTAA
- a CDS encoding hydroxymethylpyrimidine/phosphomethylpyrimidine kinase, whose translation MNNNKYILTIAGHDPSGGAGITSDIKTFEAHGLYGVSVCTAVTVQNDIHFKHCEWISAKIILSQIETLFERFEISIVKIGIIQSWKVLSLVLDKLHVLNSEVKIILDPIIKATAGFDFHTAENQYILDKIWTQCFIITPNYDEIQLLYPEKNTEETIEHICSLTNIYLKGGHRTEKKGWDELYHSGIVMVNIPPKAEKVSEKHGSGCVLSSALASNIMHNLPLEEACVIAKNYTEAFLNSNTCLLGKHIYPITKN comes from the coding sequence TTGAATAATAACAAATACATATTAACTATTGCAGGTCACGACCCTTCAGGTGGTGCCGGAATCACTTCAGATATTAAAACATTTGAAGCGCATGGTTTATATGGTGTATCAGTTTGTACCGCTGTAACTGTTCAAAATGACATCCATTTTAAACATTGTGAATGGATATCTGCCAAAATTATCTTGTCTCAAATTGAAACGCTTTTTGAACGATTTGAAATTTCAATCGTTAAAATTGGCATCATTCAATCTTGGAAAGTTTTATCATTAGTGTTAGATAAATTACATGTATTAAATTCTGAAGTGAAAATAATTTTAGATCCTATTATAAAAGCAACGGCTGGTTTTGATTTCCATACCGCTGAAAATCAATATATATTGGATAAAATATGGACACAATGTTTCATTATTACACCTAATTATGATGAAATTCAACTATTATACCCTGAAAAAAATACAGAAGAAACCATTGAACACATTTGTAGTTTAACGAACATCTATTTGAAAGGTGGACATAGAACAGAAAAAAAAGGTTGGGATGAATTGTATCATAGTGGAATCGTTATGGTTAACATACCTCCAAAAGCAGAAAAAGTTTCAGAAAAACATGGAAGCGGTTGTGTTTTATCTTCCGCTTTAGCGAGTAATATAATGCATAATCTTCCACTAGAAGAGGCTTGTGTTATTGCAAAAAACTATACCGAGGCCTTTTTAAATTCAAATACCTGTTTACTTGGTAAACACATATATCCTATAACAAAAAACTAA
- a CDS encoding thiamine phosphate synthase — MIVLIAPENDVPNEIEILHQLFQEGLEYYHLRKPHKNYEAHLDYLNQINTQYHNRIVVHNFHELINEFNLKGIHFQEKKRIDHIDNPGQYFKNLNMFGKTISSSFHEPEDLKNCYFEFDYHLLSPVFSSISKGGYEGRGFDVNHINKTIIGMGGVTSENISEFNKLGYNGVGVLGGIWNNKNPIEEFKKMKSHFE; from the coding sequence ATGATTGTTCTCATAGCACCCGAAAATGATGTCCCAAATGAAATTGAAATACTACATCAGTTATTTCAAGAAGGTTTAGAATATTATCATTTAAGGAAGCCACATAAAAACTACGAGGCACATCTTGATTATTTAAATCAAATAAATACGCAATATCATAACAGAATCGTCGTGCATAACTTTCATGAATTAATAAACGAATTCAACTTAAAAGGAATTCATTTTCAAGAAAAAAAGCGGATAGATCACATAGATAATCCTGGGCAATATTTTAAAAACCTCAACATGTTTGGTAAGACTATTAGTTCTTCATTTCATGAACCCGAAGACTTAAAAAATTGTTATTTCGAATTTGATTACCATTTACTAAGCCCCGTATTTTCATCTATTTCAAAGGGAGGTTACGAAGGGAGGGGTTTTGATGTGAATCATATCAATAAAACCATTATTGGTATGGGCGGTGTTACCTCTGAAAATATTTCTGAATTTAATAAATTAGGCTATAATGGTGTGGGTGTTTTAGGAGGGATTTGGAATAATAAAAATCCGATTGAAGAATTTAAAAAAATGAAAAGTCATTTTGAATAA
- the thiC gene encoding phosphomethylpyrimidine synthase ThiC gives MKNKDTAPKQDGISRQPFPNSKKIYVEGKIHPQIKVAMREISLSDTTDSMTKKKTPNEPVTVYDTSGPYTDPNKEINIHAGIERIREPWILNRGDVEQLDAFSSEYCNERLNDKSLDHMRFSLLKKPLRAKKGHNVTQLHYAKKGIITPEMEYIAIRENQRIDEMTEIRKQHKGEHFGASIPNKITPEFVRSEVARGRAVIPSNINHPEAEPMILGRNFLVKINANIGNSAVTSSIEEEVEKAVWACRWGADNIMDLSTGENIHETREWIVRNSPVPVGTVPIYQALEKVNGVAEDLTWEIFRDTLIEQAEQGVDYFTIHAGVLLRYVPMTAKRVTGIVSRGGSIMAKWCLAHHKESFLYTHFEDICDILKQYDVAFSLGDGLRPGSVADANDEAQFAELETLGELTQIARKHEVQCFIEGPGHVPMHMIKENMERQIEVCDEAPFYTLGPLTTDIAPGYDHITSGIGAAMIGWYGCAMLCYVTPKEHLGLPNKEDVRVGVVTYKLAAHAADLAKGHPGSQHRDNALSMARFEFRWQDQFNLGLDPERALEYHDETLPADGAKVAHFCSMCGPKFCSMKISQEVRDFAAQNDIVDNEVIQKGMDEKSKEFKEKGSEVYL, from the coding sequence ATGAAAAACAAAGACACAGCACCAAAACAAGACGGCATCAGCAGACAACCGTTTCCAAATTCAAAAAAGATTTATGTAGAAGGAAAAATTCACCCACAAATTAAAGTGGCTATGCGTGAAATTTCTTTAAGCGACACGACTGATTCGATGACGAAAAAGAAAACGCCCAACGAACCTGTAACTGTTTATGATACTTCAGGACCTTATACGGATCCAAATAAAGAAATCAACATTCATGCAGGTATTGAAAGAATTAGAGAGCCATGGATTTTAAATCGTGGTGATGTGGAGCAATTAGATGCATTTTCTTCTGAATACTGTAATGAGCGTTTAAACGACAAGAGTTTGGATCACATGCGTTTTTCTTTATTAAAGAAGCCTTTACGTGCTAAAAAAGGGCACAATGTAACCCAGTTACACTATGCTAAAAAAGGCATTATTACACCAGAAATGGAATATATAGCTATTCGTGAAAATCAGCGAATAGATGAAATGACTGAAATTAGAAAGCAACATAAAGGCGAACACTTTGGTGCTTCTATTCCAAATAAAATCACACCTGAATTTGTACGTTCAGAAGTCGCAAGAGGTCGTGCCGTAATCCCCTCAAACATAAACCATCCTGAAGCAGAACCTATGATTTTAGGTAGGAACTTCTTGGTGAAAATAAATGCCAATATTGGTAATTCAGCCGTAACATCTTCTATTGAAGAGGAAGTAGAAAAAGCCGTTTGGGCGTGTCGTTGGGGAGCCGATAACATCATGGATTTATCTACAGGAGAAAACATTCACGAAACGCGCGAATGGATTGTACGTAACTCTCCAGTACCAGTAGGAACGGTGCCTATATACCAAGCTTTGGAAAAAGTTAATGGTGTTGCTGAAGATTTAACTTGGGAAATTTTTCGTGATACTTTAATTGAACAAGCAGAACAAGGGGTAGATTATTTTACCATTCACGCCGGCGTCTTATTACGTTATGTACCTATGACGGCAAAACGTGTTACAGGAATCGTTTCTCGAGGCGGTTCCATTATGGCTAAATGGTGTTTGGCACATCATAAAGAAAGTTTTTTATATACTCATTTCGAAGATATTTGTGATATCTTAAAACAATACGATGTGGCTTTTTCATTAGGAGATGGTTTACGTCCAGGTTCTGTTGCCGATGCGAATGATGAAGCTCAATTTGCTGAATTAGAAACATTAGGCGAATTGACACAAATTGCTCGTAAGCACGAAGTTCAATGTTTTATAGAAGGTCCTGGTCACGTACCTATGCATATGATTAAAGAAAACATGGAAAGACAAATTGAAGTTTGTGATGAAGCGCCTTTCTACACCTTAGGCCCCTTAACCACTGATATTGCTCCAGGTTATGACCATATTACCTCTGGTATTGGTGCTGCCATGATTGGTTGGTATGGCTGTGCCATGTTATGCTACGTTACCCCAAAAGAACATTTAGGGTTGCCTAATAAAGAAGATGTTCGTGTTGGTGTAGTAACCTATAAATTAGCGGCACATGCGGCCGATTTAGCTAAAGGACATCCCGGTTCTCAACACCGAGATAATGCCTTAAGTATGGCGCGTTTTGAATTCCGTTGGCAAGATCAATTTAACTTAGGTTTAGATCCTGAGCGTGCCTTGGAATATCATGATGAAACATTACCTGCTGATGGCGCGAAAGTAGCACACTTCTGTTCTATGTGCGGACCAAAATTCTGTTCCATGAAAATCTCTCAAGAAGTTCGTGATTTTGCTGCTCAAAATGATATTGTAGACAATGAAGTCATCCAAAAAGGCATGGACGAAAAATCTAAGGAATTTAAAGAAAAAGGCTCTGAAGTATATCTTTAA
- the thiS gene encoding sulfur carrier protein ThiS: MITIHLNERSLNIDNDLNILQLLQQVNSPIKGIAVAINANIISQSQWETVTLNHDDNVLIIQATQGG; the protein is encoded by the coding sequence ATGATAACTATTCACTTAAACGAACGCAGCTTAAATATTGATAACGACCTCAATATTTTACAATTACTACAGCAAGTAAACTCACCTATTAAAGGCATTGCTGTTGCTATTAATGCGAACATTATTTCACAATCGCAATGGGAAACTGTCACACTAAATCACGACGATAATGTATTAATTATTCAAGCTACACAAGGTGGATAG
- a CDS encoding M1 family metallopeptidase, with amino-acid sequence MKRIIISILCVSVFWSCNSAQSVTVTETPQNTTTSSYWQQHVDYKMVIDMDVNTFRYKGKQTLVYTNNSPDVLNRVYYHLYFNAFQPGSEMDVRSQTIADPDGRVGDRISKLKSNEIGYIKVNSLKQNDTNLKYETVGTVLEVNLAKPIQPGESVTFDMDFDGQVPLQIRRSGRNNKEGVALSMTQWYPKLAEYDFEGWHADPYIGREFHGVWGDFDVKISIDKNYIIGGTGYLQNPNNIGYGYETGSINRPNTDKLTWHFVAPKVHDFAWAADPNYIHDSMQVPNGPMLHFFYKNTLSEEQINNWKKMQPKTVELMQFFSEQIGNYPYNQYSVIQGGDGGMEYAMCTLITGERRYGSLVGVTAHELAHTWFQFLLATNESKHEWMDEGFTSYISDLAMNEIMNDDKTNPTESAYRSYIALAKSGKEQPLTTHADRYNFNGTYGASAYSKGEVFLAQLGYVIGDENLKQTIKKYFIDFAFKHPTPNDIIRTAEKVSGLELDWYLTDFAQTTNTIDYGIKNIEGNNITLERIGLMPMPIDVTVTYTDGKTEDFYIPLQMMRGEKPTKATLIKDWAWAYPTYTFTTKKTVKSVEIDPTNMMADIEKKNNKM; translated from the coding sequence ATGAAACGAATCATTATTTCTATACTTTGTGTTTCAGTATTCTGGTCTTGTAATAGTGCGCAATCTGTTACGGTAACTGAAACACCTCAAAACACAACAACTTCAAGTTACTGGCAACAGCACGTCGATTATAAAATGGTTATCGATATGGATGTAAATACCTTTCGATACAAAGGAAAACAAACTTTGGTTTATACTAATAACTCACCGGATGTTTTAAACCGCGTGTACTATCATTTATATTTCAACGCCTTTCAACCAGGTAGTGAAATGGATGTGCGCTCTCAAACTATTGCAGATCCAGATGGTAGAGTTGGAGATAGAATAAGCAAATTAAAATCTAATGAAATTGGATATATAAAAGTAAACTCATTAAAACAAAATGATACAAATTTAAAATACGAAACCGTTGGTACTGTTTTGGAAGTCAATTTAGCAAAACCTATACAACCAGGGGAAAGTGTCACTTTCGATATGGATTTTGATGGTCAAGTACCTTTACAAATACGTCGTTCAGGTAGAAACAACAAAGAAGGTGTGGCATTATCAATGACACAATGGTATCCAAAATTAGCAGAATACGATTTTGAAGGTTGGCATGCCGACCCATATATTGGTCGTGAATTTCATGGTGTTTGGGGCGATTTTGATGTAAAAATTAGCATCGACAAAAACTACATTATTGGAGGTACTGGCTACTTACAAAACCCTAACAACATTGGTTATGGTTACGAAACGGGGTCCATTAACCGTCCAAATACCGATAAACTAACATGGCATTTTGTTGCGCCAAAAGTTCACGATTTTGCATGGGCTGCCGATCCTAATTATATTCACGATAGCATGCAAGTACCTAACGGCCCCATGCTTCATTTTTTCTATAAAAACACACTTTCTGAAGAACAAATAAATAATTGGAAAAAAATGCAACCTAAAACAGTTGAATTGATGCAGTTTTTTAGTGAACAAATAGGAAACTATCCATACAATCAATATTCTGTAATTCAAGGAGGAGATGGTGGTATGGAATATGCTATGTGTACTTTAATAACAGGAGAAAGACGCTACGGTAGTTTAGTAGGCGTAACAGCACACGAATTAGCACATACTTGGTTTCAATTTTTATTAGCCACCAACGAATCAAAACATGAGTGGATGGACGAAGGATTTACTAGTTATATAAGTGACTTAGCTATGAACGAAATTATGAATGATGATAAAACAAACCCTACCGAAAGTGCTTACAGATCATACATAGCCTTAGCAAAATCTGGTAAAGAGCAACCTCTTACCACACATGCCGATCGATACAACTTTAACGGTACATATGGTGCCTCGGCATACAGTAAAGGCGAAGTCTTTTTAGCTCAATTAGGCTATGTTATAGGTGATGAGAATTTAAAACAAACCATTAAAAAATATTTTATCGATTTTGCTTTCAAGCACCCCACACCCAACGATATCATCCGCACTGCCGAAAAAGTATCAGGTTTAGAACTCGATTGGTATTTAACTGATTTTGCACAAACCACCAATACTATTGATTATGGCATAAAAAACATTGAAGGCAATAACATTACTTTAGAGCGCATCGGTTTAATGCCCATGCCTATAGATGTTACCGTTACCTACACCGATGGTAAAACCGAAGATTTTTACATCCCATTACAAATGATGCGTGGTGAAAAACCAACCAAAGCTACTTTAATAAAAGATTGGGCTTGGGCATATCCTACCTATACGTTTACAACTAAAAAAACAGTTAAAAGTGTAGAAATAGATCCAACAAATATGATGGCAGATATTGAAAAGAAAAATAATAAAATGTAA